The Abditibacteriaceae bacterium genome includes a region encoding these proteins:
- a CDS encoding bile acid:sodium symporter family protein gives MKWKIDWFLVGIAVAVALAWFFPDPGAKGGWLHPELLTKAGVALIFFLHGLSLSFERLKAGTLRWPLHLIVQTCTFVVFPLLGFVLLWFFGSLLPADLRLGFFYLCALPSTVSSSVAMTAAARGNVPVAVFNATLSSLIGIFITPLWIGLVMKSGGQSIPLGNVILDLVLWLLLPLAVGQLCRPLLGARAAAHKPLISTVDRGTILLLVYTSFCDSVKQNVWGEYGAASLIPTIVGALLLFTIVFFVLRAACNWLGVPLGDQSAVIFCGTKKTLASGVPMAHLIFGAHPGLGLILLPIMIYHSMQLVICGWLAGRWAQRAELAA, from the coding sequence ATGAAGTGGAAGATCGACTGGTTTCTCGTGGGCATCGCGGTGGCAGTGGCTCTGGCGTGGTTTTTCCCCGACCCCGGCGCTAAAGGTGGTTGGCTCCATCCCGAGCTGTTGACCAAAGCCGGTGTTGCCCTAATTTTCTTTTTGCATGGCCTCTCGCTCTCGTTCGAGCGCCTCAAAGCGGGCACCTTGCGCTGGCCGCTGCATCTCATTGTGCAGACGTGTACCTTCGTCGTCTTTCCGTTGCTTGGCTTCGTGTTGCTGTGGTTTTTTGGGTCTCTGTTGCCCGCCGATTTAAGGCTTGGTTTCTTTTATCTGTGCGCTTTACCTTCGACGGTTTCTTCCTCCGTCGCCATGACAGCGGCGGCGCGCGGCAATGTTCCTGTTGCCGTTTTCAACGCCACGCTTTCCAGTCTCATCGGCATTTTTATCACGCCGCTGTGGATCGGCCTCGTGATGAAAAGCGGCGGTCAAAGTATTCCGCTCGGCAATGTGATTCTCGATTTAGTGTTGTGGCTTTTGCTGCCGCTTGCCGTCGGGCAGTTGTGTCGCCCGTTGCTTGGCGCGCGGGCCGCAGCACATAAGCCGCTTATTAGCACAGTTGATCGCGGCACGATTTTGCTGCTCGTTTACACCTCGTTTTGCGATTCGGTCAAGCAGAACGTGTGGGGCGAATATGGCGCTGCCTCGCTAATTCCGACAATTGTCGGCGCGCTGTTATTATTCACGATTGTGTTTTTTGTTTTGCGCGCCGCGTGCAATTGGCTCGGCGTGCCTCTCGGCGACCAATCGGCGGTTATCTTTTGCGGGACCAAAAAGACGCTCGCATCAGGCGTCCCGATGGCGCATCTTATTTTCGGCGCGCATCCGGGGCTTGGCCTGATTCTCTTACCGATTATGATTTACCACTCGATGCAGCTTGTGATTTGCGGCTGGCTCGCTGGGCGCTGGGCACAACGCGCTGAACTTGCTGCGTAA
- a CDS encoding GNAT family N-acetyltransferase, whose protein sequence is MISIRLATTPAEIARVFPIMSELRPHLVADEFVERVQRQQQSGYLLAMLEESGEGKSAAGFRIGENLAWGKFLYVDDLVTKSEARSRGFGDALFDWLLSYAQDNNCAQFHLDSGVQRFGAHRFYLRRRMNISSHHFVLEL, encoded by the coding sequence ATGATTTCCATCCGCCTGGCCACAACTCCCGCCGAAATCGCGCGAGTTTTTCCCATAATGTCCGAGCTTCGCCCGCATCTCGTTGCCGATGAATTTGTCGAGCGTGTTCAACGGCAGCAACAAAGTGGTTATCTCTTAGCGATGCTGGAAGAAAGTGGTGAAGGCAAATCTGCCGCGGGCTTTCGCATTGGGGAGAATCTGGCGTGGGGAAAATTTCTTTACGTGGACGATTTAGTGACCAAAAGTGAGGCGCGGTCGCGCGGCTTTGGCGATGCGCTTTTCGATTGGCTCCTCAGTTACGCGCAAGACAACAATTGCGCACAGTTCCATCTCGATTCGGGCGTGCAACGTTTTGGCGCGCACCGTTTTTACCTGCGCCGCCGCATGAACATCTCGTCACATCATTTTGTATTGGAGTTATGA
- a CDS encoding mechanosensitive ion channel domain-containing protein has translation MQLREALAANFNFANLILKGTYVLLIAIAFELILFIVLRRIERWVAPLLSADAGRDHGWRLRRRTILRQTPKALARTIVYGIALILVFDVFGVPVLPLSLAVGALVALTGAALLPVLRDIAQGYTLLAEDAIAVGDVIQMGNYVGTVERFTLRAVTLRDRDDKTTMLANRDVRGLTIITRKTEDISSAPSPTNSKTSSKAKDRSAVAFDPLNQ, from the coding sequence ATGCAATTGCGCGAAGCCCTCGCCGCGAACTTTAATTTCGCCAACCTGATTCTCAAAGGCACATACGTCCTGCTCATCGCCATTGCGTTTGAGCTGATTTTGTTTATCGTTTTGCGCCGCATCGAACGCTGGGTTGCGCCATTGCTTTCCGCTGACGCGGGCCGCGACCATGGCTGGCGTTTACGCCGTCGCACGATTTTGCGCCAAACGCCCAAAGCTCTCGCGCGCACAATTGTTTACGGCATCGCACTGATTTTGGTTTTCGATGTTTTCGGCGTTCCGGTGTTGCCGCTTTCGCTTGCAGTCGGCGCCCTCGTCGCTCTGACAGGTGCGGCTCTTTTGCCGGTTTTGCGCGATATTGCGCAGGGCTACACGCTTTTAGCCGAAGACGCAATTGCTGTTGGCGATGTGATTCAAATGGGAAACTATGTGGGCACCGTCGAGCGCTTCACTTTGCGCGCGGTCACCCTGCGCGACCGCGACGATAAAACTACGATGCTCGCCAACCGCGATGTGCGCGGCCTGACAATTATCACACGTAAAACTGAAGATATTTCTTCCGCGCCTTCACCGACCAACAGCAAAACTTCCTCGAAAGCCAAAGACCGCAGCGCTGTTGCGTTCGACCCGTTGAATCAGTAA
- a CDS encoding RluA family pseudouridine synthase, whose product MNSVTTWTIGEEAGTRLDVFLAAQLKVSRGRAAKLVADARINGAEAKASTALRVGDVVEISIEEVEAAPPSTVEFDRTFDVPILFEDDDLIVMNKPRGLVVHRGAGEETETLVEWLRSQGRTLSTVGPEERAGIVHRLDKDTTGIIVACKTDAAHWKMAEGFAIRTIRKTYAALVCGVPPQRGRIEVPIARSPRDRKKMAVVREGRNAITEYVVKRSWPKFALLDVDLQTGRTHQIRVHLSYLHHPVVGDAVYGGRKRALECAPNEAARETLENLHGQALHALRIAFNHPTKDVPLEFEAALPPDFQAVVDALE is encoded by the coding sequence GTGAATAGTGTAACGACGTGGACAATTGGCGAAGAAGCTGGAACAAGGCTCGATGTTTTTCTGGCGGCGCAACTGAAAGTATCGCGCGGGCGCGCCGCGAAACTCGTCGCCGATGCGCGAATCAACGGTGCAGAAGCCAAGGCGTCAACGGCCTTGCGCGTGGGCGATGTCGTCGAAATTTCGATTGAAGAAGTGGAAGCTGCGCCACCGAGTACGGTCGAATTCGACCGTACCTTCGATGTGCCGATTCTCTTTGAAGACGACGACTTAATCGTAATGAACAAACCGCGTGGTCTGGTTGTGCATCGCGGTGCGGGAGAAGAAACCGAAACGCTTGTCGAATGGTTGCGCTCGCAGGGGCGGACATTATCAACAGTTGGGCCGGAAGAACGCGCTGGCATTGTGCATCGGCTCGATAAAGACACGACCGGCATTATTGTGGCGTGTAAAACCGACGCGGCGCACTGGAAAATGGCGGAAGGCTTTGCCATTCGCACGATTCGTAAAACCTATGCGGCCCTCGTATGCGGCGTGCCTCCGCAGCGTGGACGTATCGAAGTGCCGATTGCGCGTTCGCCACGCGACCGAAAGAAAATGGCAGTTGTGCGCGAAGGCCGCAATGCGATTACCGAATATGTGGTGAAACGGAGTTGGCCGAAATTCGCGCTTCTCGACGTCGATTTGCAAACCGGACGCACTCACCAAATTCGCGTGCATTTATCATATTTGCATCATCCTGTTGTCGGCGATGCCGTTTATGGCGGGCGCAAGCGTGCGCTCGAATGTGCGCCAAACGAAGCCGCGCGAGAGACGTTGGAAAACCTCCATGGACAAGCGCTGCACGCGTTGCGCATTGCGTTCAATCATCCAACGAAAGATGTGCCGCTGGAATTTGAGGCCGCGCTGCCGCCCGATTTTCAGGCCGTTGTCGATGCTCTGGAATAA
- a CDS encoding N-acetylmuramoyl-L-alanine amidase, whose protein sequence is MKFPKPLSRSLIGAAILFGFSPLAHAQRPFVVGIDPGHPSEVSAGSNANGLSENRLNWQVFVRLANRLNKRKITWITTKTRINQKVTNRQRAERANAVNADLMIRLHCDVGSGRGFGWYYPDRSARHGGVTGPSRAVQLRSREAAQTLNTAMIPILRGHLQPNPIKTDAATFVGGKNGGALIGSIHSRVPTALIEMCFINNRRDAQFINSVQGQEKMAQALEAGILAWKRKIGK, encoded by the coding sequence ATGAAATTTCCCAAACCTTTAAGCCGCAGTCTAATCGGCGCAGCAATTCTATTCGGCTTTTCGCCTCTGGCACACGCGCAGCGACCTTTTGTGGTGGGCATCGATCCCGGCCACCCGTCCGAAGTTTCTGCCGGATCCAACGCCAACGGCCTTAGTGAAAATCGTCTCAACTGGCAGGTTTTCGTTCGGTTAGCCAACCGACTGAACAAGCGAAAAATTACGTGGATTACAACCAAGACGCGCATCAATCAGAAAGTGACGAACCGACAGCGTGCCGAACGCGCCAACGCCGTGAACGCCGATTTGATGATTCGCTTGCACTGCGACGTCGGCAGCGGACGTGGATTCGGCTGGTACTATCCCGACCGCAGCGCGCGTCATGGCGGCGTGACGGGTCCATCGCGTGCGGTTCAACTTCGTTCGCGGGAGGCGGCACAAACGCTCAACACAGCGATGATTCCAATTTTGCGCGGTCACTTGCAGCCGAACCCGATTAAAACAGATGCAGCAACTTTTGTTGGAGGCAAGAATGGCGGTGCTTTGATTGGTTCGATTCATTCGCGCGTGCCAACGGCGCTTATCGAGATGTGCTTTATCAACAACCGGCGTGATGCTCAATTTATTAATTCGGTGCAAGGGCAGGAAAAAATGGCCCAGGCGCTGGAAGCGGGCATCCTTGCATGGAAGCGAAAAATTGGAAAGTAA
- a CDS encoding ABC transporter ATP-binding protein produces the protein MNIYRRLYNDIGVHKKLVIGTLFFSFVMAAFELLPSVLTKPLIDDAIYGKQERLLWLICGALLFMLLARTAAHYTRMRYTGKLAQNVLYDLRTRLYEHLQTLSMSFYQNKRTGQIMSRVTSDVGVLEQFIQEGIRDGSVNLLKLIIIAAILFWTNWELALLTLIPTVPLAWGTRTFSKRIRTSYRTMRRRLADMNSILSDTITGIRVVQVFGQEENEAEKFRSKSREFQEAGLTTNALQAVFMPSVNLAFGLGQVIVWLWGGREVIQGKLSAGELVMFSGLVAQFYAPVQVLSNMSNLLANTSASAERVYEILDTQPDIATAPAAAPMPDVKGEVVFDDVSFGYDSSEPALQNISLRVAPGETVGLVGPSGSGKSTLVSLISRFYDVTGGSVKIDGKDVREVDLQDLRASVSAVLQDPYLFHGTIRDNISYGKPNAPFEAVITAARSANAHDFIMKLPDGYDTHVGERGVKLSGGERQRISIARAILDDPQILILDEATSAVDTESEVQIQSALDNLMQGRTTVAIAHRLSTVKNADKLIVLEDGRIVESGTHDELFAREDGLYRRLVDMQTQLGQTIGE, from the coding sequence ATGAATATCTACCGTCGTTTATATAACGACATCGGCGTTCACAAAAAGCTTGTCATCGGCACGCTCTTCTTTTCATTCGTGATGGCGGCCTTTGAACTCCTGCCCTCCGTTCTGACTAAGCCGCTCATCGACGACGCAATTTACGGCAAGCAAGAACGCTTGCTGTGGCTCATCTGCGGCGCGCTGTTGTTCATGCTTCTCGCCCGCACCGCCGCGCACTATACGCGCATGCGCTACACGGGAAAGCTTGCGCAAAACGTGCTCTACGACTTGCGCACGCGTTTGTATGAGCACTTGCAAACCTTGTCGATGTCGTTCTACCAGAACAAGCGCACCGGCCAGATTATGAGCCGCGTGACAAGTGATGTCGGCGTCTTGGAGCAGTTCATTCAGGAAGGCATTCGCGACGGCAGCGTGAACTTGCTCAAGCTCATTATCATCGCCGCGATTTTGTTCTGGACCAACTGGGAACTCGCGCTTCTAACTCTCATCCCAACCGTTCCGCTGGCGTGGGGCACGCGCACTTTTTCCAAGCGCATTCGCACCAGTTACCGCACAATGCGTCGTCGCCTTGCCGACATGAACTCGATTTTGTCGGACACAATTACCGGCATTCGCGTGGTGCAGGTTTTCGGTCAGGAAGAAAATGAAGCCGAAAAGTTTCGTTCCAAGTCGCGCGAATTTCAAGAAGCGGGCCTTACCACCAACGCACTGCAAGCCGTCTTCATGCCGTCGGTAAACCTTGCTTTTGGTTTGGGGCAGGTTATTGTGTGGCTGTGGGGCGGACGCGAAGTCATTCAGGGCAAGCTTTCGGCGGGCGAATTGGTCATGTTCTCGGGCCTTGTCGCTCAGTTTTATGCGCCCGTACAAGTGCTTTCGAATATGAGCAACTTGCTGGCAAACACGTCGGCATCTGCCGAGCGCGTGTACGAAATTCTCGATACGCAGCCCGATATTGCCACCGCGCCCGCCGCCGCACCAATGCCCGACGTCAAAGGTGAAGTCGTTTTCGACGACGTTTCCTTCGGCTACGATTCGAGCGAACCGGCACTGCAAAATATTTCGTTGCGCGTCGCGCCCGGCGAAACTGTGGGCCTTGTCGGGCCCTCGGGGTCGGGCAAAAGCACGCTGGTTTCTCTGATCTCGCGCTTTTACGACGTGACCGGTGGCTCGGTCAAAATCGATGGCAAAGATGTGCGCGAGGTCGATTTACAAGATTTACGCGCCAGCGTTTCCGCCGTTTTGCAAGACCCGTATTTGTTTCATGGCACGATCCGCGACAACATTTCTTACGGCAAGCCCAACGCGCCCTTTGAAGCGGTTATTACAGCGGCACGATCGGCCAACGCGCACGATTTCATCATGAAATTGCCCGACGGCTACGATACGCACGTCGGCGAGCGCGGGGTCAAGCTTTCGGGCGGCGAGCGGCAACGCATTTCCATCGCGCGCGCGATTCTCGACGACCCGCAAATTCTGATTCTCGATGAAGCGACTTCGGCGGTCGATACCGAAAGCGAAGTGCAGATTCAAAGCGCGCTCGACAACTTGATGCAAGGCCGCACGACTGTAGCAATCGCGCACCGTTTGAGTACGGTGAAGAACGCCGACAAGCTTATCGTGCTGGAAGATGGTCGCATTGTTGAAAGCGGCACGCACGATGAATTGTTCGCGCGCGAAGATGGCCTTTATCGCCGCCTTGTCGATATGCAAACGCAGCTTGGCCAAACGATTGGCGAATAA
- a CDS encoding DUF1854 domain-containing protein → MQITFLDSKTLQLERRNGALVLLNEGRATPLAPPRRALPLSQPDEYIVLSDSDGNEVGWLRHLNELTDASRAALDDTLSETYAVMRIRRVLEVEREAISGNIRWRVEIENEATPDETNSEVAESDDTVSEGVGTRLFKKLSRDKEEPDNAGSEEREFFIAGQEDVQTARYPQIYIVDTERNRYEILDCEALDIESRRQAERFF, encoded by the coding sequence ATGCAAATCACCTTTTTAGATTCAAAAACGCTTCAACTGGAGCGCCGCAACGGCGCTTTGGTTTTGCTTAACGAAGGGCGCGCAACGCCGCTTGCACCGCCGCGCCGCGCTTTGCCGCTTTCACAGCCTGATGAATATATTGTTCTTTCCGACAGCGACGGCAACGAAGTTGGCTGGCTGCGGCATCTAAACGAACTCACCGACGCGTCGCGCGCAGCGCTCGATGATACGCTCTCGGAAACCTACGCCGTGATGCGAATTCGTCGCGTGCTCGAAGTGGAGCGCGAAGCGATTTCGGGCAACATTCGCTGGCGCGTGGAAATCGAAAATGAAGCGACGCCTGACGAAACGAATTCGGAAGTTGCGGAAAGCGACGACACCGTGAGCGAAGGCGTCGGGACGCGCTTGTTCAAGAAGCTGTCGCGCGACAAGGAAGAACCCGATAACGCCGGAAGCGAAGAGCGCGAGTTTTTTATCGCGGGTCAGGAAGATGTTCAAACCGCGCGCTACCCACAAATTTATATCGTCGATACCGAACGCAATCGCTATGAAATTCTCGATTGCGAAGCGCTCGACATCGAGTCGCGGCGACAGGCCGAACGCTTTTTCTAA
- a CDS encoding peptidylprolyl isomerase, whose protein sequence is MKTFLLTLPVCAAVFAVGCAAQNTTATPDAPVTPAAATTEPAATTAEASCPTPAAAPKAKTGTYRVVDEVRPGMPPAMVQGLRDAKIAPPPATLEMPANARVQLQTSAGNITVELNTKEAPLHTKSFYYLASKGFFDGTTFHRWANLMEGAPTPGYIIQGGDPLTKNAKTAAFAGGGGPGYQIPRERNNLVHNKLVIAAARTADPNSAGSQFYITQNPVCFLDEGDGYTVFGRIVAGQDAALKLKQDDKIIKAVVVK, encoded by the coding sequence ATGAAAACCTTTCTTCTTACCCTGCCCGTTTGCGCCGCTGTCTTCGCCGTTGGTTGCGCCGCACAAAACACCACAGCGACACCCGATGCACCCGTCACTCCGGCAGCTGCAACCACCGAACCCGCAGCCACAACAGCAGAAGCCAGTTGCCCGACGCCCGCAGCGGCGCCCAAAGCCAAAACCGGAACCTACCGAGTTGTGGATGAAGTGCGTCCTGGAATGCCGCCCGCGATGGTGCAAGGCTTACGCGATGCCAAGATTGCACCACCACCCGCCACGCTGGAAATGCCTGCCAACGCGCGTGTTCAACTGCAAACCAGTGCTGGCAACATCACGGTTGAATTGAACACCAAGGAAGCGCCGCTGCACACCAAGAGCTTTTATTATCTGGCGAGCAAAGGCTTCTTCGACGGTACGACATTTCACCGCTGGGCGAACCTGATGGAAGGCGCGCCGACACCAGGCTACATCATTCAGGGCGGCGACCCGCTGACAAAGAACGCAAAAACTGCCGCATTCGCCGGTGGCGGCGGCCCGGGCTACCAGATTCCGCGCGAGCGTAACAACCTTGTTCACAACAAACTGGTGATTGCCGCAGCACGCACCGCCGACCCGAATTCGGCAGGAAGCCAGTTCTATATCACGCAGAATCCGGTGTGCTTTCTCGATGAAGGCGATGGCTACACGGTTTTTGGCCGCATCGTCGCCGGACAGGATGCTGCGCTGAAATTGAAGCAAGATGACAAGATCATCAAAGCCGTCGTTGTGAAGTAA
- a CDS encoding L,D-transpeptidase, whose translation MTLRSTVESRLIVAFGALLSCSLWCTTARAEGELPAASPEEVAAVISSLPSAPGIKKASAPQASAITPAVSATPAASGFKPLPQSIEPKLVPSAAQKNIPAVAVKDETLREAVQRLNLTLPLPDARVIVWKSQRRLEIWSGKTLVKSYRVALGATPTGHKIRQGDSRTPEGEFFICTRNDQTSAFHIFLGLSYPALPDAKRGLAKKAITEREFMAIRSRLASRGTPLWETRLGGWVGIHGGTGQPFARKQTAKRGSPDWTAGCIALTNKEIEDIHAATKLGTPVSVRP comes from the coding sequence ATGACGTTAAGAAGTACAGTCGAATCTCGCCTTATTGTCGCTTTTGGTGCGCTGCTGTCGTGTTCACTCTGGTGTACGACGGCGCGTGCCGAAGGCGAACTCCCCGCAGCTTCTCCGGAAGAAGTGGCTGCCGTAATCTCGTCCTTGCCGTCTGCGCCCGGGATAAAAAAGGCGTCTGCACCGCAAGCGTCTGCGATCACGCCCGCTGTTTCTGCGACACCCGCTGCTTCAGGTTTTAAGCCGCTGCCGCAAAGCATCGAGCCAAAGCTCGTTCCCTCAGCGGCACAGAAAAATATTCCTGCAGTTGCCGTCAAAGACGAAACATTGCGCGAAGCGGTGCAACGCCTCAATTTGACCCTGCCGCTTCCCGACGCACGGGTGATTGTCTGGAAATCGCAGCGACGTCTGGAAATCTGGAGCGGGAAGACACTGGTCAAAAGTTACCGCGTCGCGCTGGGAGCAACGCCAACGGGCCACAAGATTCGTCAGGGCGACAGTCGCACGCCCGAAGGCGAATTCTTTATCTGCACGCGCAACGACCAAACCTCGGCGTTTCATATCTTTCTCGGCCTGAGCTATCCGGCACTTCCCGACGCCAAGCGCGGACTCGCAAAAAAGGCCATCACCGAACGCGAATTTATGGCGATTCGCTCGCGTCTCGCCTCGCGCGGGACGCCGTTGTGGGAAACCCGATTGGGTGGCTGGGTTGGAATTCACGGCGGAACCGGCCAACCATTCGCGCGCAAGCAAACGGCGAAACGCGGCTCACCTGATTGGACGGCGGGTTGCATTGCGCTAACCAATAAAGAAATCGAAGATATTCACGCTGCCACGAAATTGGGGACACCGGTTTCTGTCCGGCCTTGA
- the pepD gene encoding beta-Ala-His dipeptidase, whose product MNTVYDQLEPQEVWRHFSALNEIPRPSGQEEQARDYVRRVAEQNGAVATQDARGNLVVLVPARGGKADGPVAAVQGHLDMVCQKRPEIAHDFDRDPIRPRREGDWIFASGTTLGADNGLGAAMMLAALTDQTIEHGPLELVFTVEEETGLYGAAELDAALISAQYLINLDSEDPDEITIGCAGGAGANVHLPAATSTVENGQAFYLTVGGLAGGHSGMQINEPLANALKLLTQMLTEMNAASPIRLASLRGGNAHNAIPRDAEAFVICDKAAQAALQTARATINARWREHEPNLKIELREGETVARAWNEMATREALDLLHDLPHGVLQMSNVFEGKVETSANLAIVALDDEALKLHVSVRSFRGAEIQRVLNEIEDRAMRAGASTEIREGYPGWEPEADSTLLERTREAFVHTQGKEPVVQVVHAGLECGLLVAKKPGLEAISFGPHIRGAHTPEECVEIRSVATSWSLLRALLKDLAQ is encoded by the coding sequence ATGAACACCGTTTACGACCAACTGGAGCCGCAAGAAGTGTGGCGTCATTTCTCGGCGCTCAACGAAATTCCGCGCCCGAGCGGGCAGGAAGAGCAGGCGCGTGATTACGTGCGCCGGGTTGCGGAACAAAACGGCGCTGTTGCGACGCAGGATGCGCGCGGCAACCTCGTTGTGCTCGTGCCTGCGCGCGGCGGCAAGGCCGATGGGCCGGTTGCCGCTGTGCAAGGCCATCTTGATATGGTGTGCCAGAAGCGTCCTGAGATTGCGCACGACTTCGACCGTGACCCGATCCGGCCCCGACGCGAAGGCGACTGGATTTTCGCGTCGGGCACAACGCTTGGTGCCGACAACGGGCTTGGTGCGGCGATGATGCTCGCGGCATTAACCGACCAGACAATCGAACACGGCCCGCTCGAACTGGTGTTTACTGTCGAAGAAGAAACTGGGCTATACGGCGCCGCTGAACTCGACGCCGCGCTGATTTCGGCGCAATATCTTATCAACCTCGATTCCGAAGACCCCGATGAAATCACCATCGGTTGCGCCGGTGGCGCGGGCGCAAACGTGCATTTGCCTGCCGCGACAAGTACGGTCGAAAACGGACAAGCGTTTTACCTCACAGTTGGTGGATTGGCGGGCGGTCACAGCGGAATGCAAATCAATGAGCCGTTGGCGAACGCTCTTAAATTGCTGACGCAAATGCTGACCGAAATGAATGCGGCATCGCCGATTCGATTGGCTTCGCTGCGCGGCGGCAATGCTCACAATGCGATTCCGCGCGATGCCGAGGCTTTCGTCATCTGCGACAAAGCTGCGCAGGCCGCCCTTCAAACGGCGCGCGCGACAATCAATGCAAGATGGCGCGAACACGAACCAAATCTGAAAATTGAATTGCGCGAAGGAGAAACGGTGGCACGCGCGTGGAACGAAATGGCAACGCGCGAAGCCCTCGATTTACTGCACGATTTGCCGCATGGCGTCTTGCAAATGAGCAACGTTTTCGAAGGCAAAGTCGAAACTTCGGCGAATCTGGCGATTGTGGCCCTGGACGACGAGGCTCTCAAACTTCACGTTTCCGTTCGCAGCTTTCGCGGTGCCGAAATTCAGCGCGTTTTGAATGAAATCGAAGATCGTGCGATGCGCGCCGGAGCTTCGACCGAAATTCGCGAAGGCTATCCCGGCTGGGAACCGGAAGCCGATTCAACTTTGCTGGAGCGCACGCGCGAAGCCTTTGTCCACACGCAGGGCAAAGAGCCGGTTGTTCAGGTTGTCCACGCCGGTTTGGAATGCGGCCTCTTAGTGGCGAAAAAGCCTGGACTGGAAGCGATTTCGTTTGGCCCGCACATTCGCGGCGCACACACACCCGAAGAATGTGTCGAAATTCGTTCGGTGGCCACGTCGTGGAGCCTGTTGCGCGCCTTACTCAAAGACTTGGCGCAATAA